In Leptospira congkakensis, a single window of DNA contains:
- a CDS encoding SDR family oxidoreductase, which produces MKKTILVTGATDGIGRVCTHSFAKNQDELILVGRNADKLAALVYSLQVTGAVVHSYVADLSSAKETFLLTETIRKNHPKIDVLLNNAGAYFDKHTLTKEGIESTFALNHLNYFIMALGLLPSLKKAGEARIVNVASRAHMGVSLNFSDLLGEKEYSGWKQYQRSKLMNIYFTYELAERLNQTKITVNCLHPGFVKTKFGQNNDGLAKILLTFAQNIFAISEEKGADTSIFLSTDPSVASVSGKYFVKNKIQKSSDPSYDITARRNLWSFTEDLLKHKFSFKFPGF; this is translated from the coding sequence ATGAAAAAAACAATTTTAGTTACGGGTGCCACTGATGGAATTGGAAGGGTATGTACACATTCCTTTGCGAAAAATCAAGATGAATTAATATTGGTTGGTCGTAATGCAGATAAATTAGCAGCTCTTGTTTATTCATTACAAGTCACTGGAGCGGTTGTTCATTCTTATGTGGCTGACTTGTCTTCTGCAAAAGAAACTTTTTTATTAACAGAAACAATTCGTAAGAACCATCCCAAAATTGATGTTTTACTCAATAATGCCGGTGCCTATTTTGATAAACATACTCTAACCAAAGAAGGAATTGAATCTACATTTGCTTTAAACCATTTGAATTATTTTATCATGGCACTTGGTTTACTCCCTTCTTTAAAAAAAGCTGGAGAGGCTAGAATTGTTAATGTGGCATCACGGGCCCATATGGGTGTATCTCTAAATTTTAGCGATTTATTGGGTGAAAAAGAATATTCCGGTTGGAAACAATACCAAAGATCAAAACTCATGAATATTTATTTTACGTATGAACTAGCGGAGAGACTAAACCAAACTAAAATTACAGTTAATTGCCTCCACCCAGGGTTTGTAAAAACCAAGTTTGGTCAAAATAACGATGGTTTGGCGAAGATTCTTTTGACTTTTGCTCAAAATATTTTTGCGATCTCAGAAGAGAAAGGCGCCGATACTTCTATTTTCTTATCTACAGATCCGTCCGTAGCTTCTGTATCGGGTAAGTATTTTGTAAAAAATAAAATCCAGAAAAGTTCCGACCCATCTTATGACATAACCGCCAGAAGGAATTTATGGTCTTTTACAGAAGATCTTTTGAAACATAAGTTTAGTTTTAAATTCCCTGGATTTTAG